One segment of Panicum virgatum strain AP13 chromosome 3K, P.virgatum_v5, whole genome shotgun sequence DNA contains the following:
- the LOC120701246 gene encoding uncharacterized protein LOC120701246, protein MAVERGEAEEEQQQQAAQSPWDCGSPLYDAFELASVYSLIDTHLMALPYPRRASPPRARGTGDVAALAERAAVAVAKAKGRGRRRRTVAKAARNSGKAVLHSIFRSVATCGGRKL, encoded by the coding sequence ATGGCGGTGGAACggggcgaggcggaggaggagcagcagcagcaggcggcgcaATCGCCGTGGGACTGCGGGAGCCCGCTGTACGACGCCTTCGAGCTCGCGTCGGTGTACAGCCTCATCGACACCCACCTCATGGCGCTGCCGTACCCGCGGCGGGCGTCTCCACCACGCGCGCGGGGCACGGGCGACGTGGCGGCCCTGGCGGAGCGCGCCGCGGTGGCCGTGGCGAAGGCGAAggggcggggccggcgccggaggACGGTGGCGAAGGCCGCGAGGAATTCCGGCAAGGCGGTGTTGCACTCCATCTTCAGGTCCGTCGCCACCTGCGGCGGCCGGAAGCTGTGA
- the LOC120697789 gene encoding uncharacterized protein LOC120697789 gives MKLFSQHNSRIQLRTALRVSLPLLVVLRLVDGDEKPALPEVAAAMNIAKQKISASFSTQNKKACLNRIMKIVENRWVKQMDTPLYGAALYLNPGKFYKMKQSDDDGYVGELRGCFNDVLVKMVTDEDLRDKIDGQAVLYENQRESFANPMAIRNAQTRSPIDWWLAYGGRTIELYKFARRIVSLCASSSGCERNWSTFEFMHTKKRNMLEHERLNNLVYVSYNRKMAARFQKMREEGKNFDPLVLEDFDWDNEWVDPFANSAPIGGDPLFTWDHVDQAAGASTQLQGRNFPRRAHGSHVSRIVQDEDEDDADVGEENENDDDFVLDDLDMDDDEATNNGGNGEEERNGDIGLDELDDGF, from the exons ATGAAATTATTTTCTCAACACAATTCTAGAATTCAGTTGAGGACTGCCTTAAGAGTTTCTTTACCTCTACTTGTTGTGCTAAGACTGGTAGATGGTGATGAGAAGCCTGCCTTGCCTGAGGTGGCAGCAGCTATGAATAtagcaaaacaaaaaatttcagCATCATTCTCCACTCAAAACAAGAAAGCTTGTCTCAATCGCATCATGAAAATTGTTGAGAACCGTTGGGTGAAACAAATGGATACTCCTTTGTATGGAGCAGCACTATATTTGAACCCTGGAAAATTCTACAAGATGAAACAGAGTGATGATGATGGCTATGTTGGAGAGCTAAGGGGTTGCTTCAATGATGTGCTTGTTAAAATGGTGACAGATGAGGACCTTAGAGACAAAATTGATGGTCAGGCTGTCCTTTATGAGAACCAAAGAGAATCATTTGCAAACCCAATGGCTATAAGGAACGCTCAAACAAGAAGTCCAa TTGACTGGTGGCTTGCATATGGTGGTAGAACCATTGAGCTCTATAAGTTTGCAAGGCGGATTGTTAGTCTTTGTGCTTCATCATCCGGTTGTGAGCGAAATTGGAGCACATTTGAATTT ATGCATACCAAGAAAAGGAACATGCTAGAGCATGAGAGATTGAATAATTTGGTGTATGTTTCATACAATAGAAAGATGGCCGCTAGGTTCCAAAAAATGCGTGAAGAAGGAAAGAACTTTGATCCTTTAGTTCTTGAAGATTTTGATTGGGACAATGAGTGGGTTGATCCATTTGCTAATTCAGCACCTATTGGGGGTGATCCTCTTTTCACATGGGACCATGTTGATCAAGCCGCTGGTGCATCTACACAACTTCAAGGACGTAATTTTCCTAGGCGAGCTCATGGTAGTCATGTGTCAAGAATTgttcaagatgaagatgaagatgacgcTGATGTGGGTGAAGAAAATGAGAATGATGATGATTTTGTGCTTGATGACCTTGATATGGATGACGATGAAGCAACAAACAATGGTGGCAATGGTGAAGAGGAAAGGAATGGTGATATCGGTCTTGATGAACTAGATGATGGTTTTTGA
- the LOC120697790 gene encoding transcription factor WRKY19-like, with the protein MDGCGGGGEKRALASELTQVQAMVRELEARMDQDLPAAARELCGELASSVDRSIRIARACGWDSPGSRDGSPRSDGAPHPAAGAGGCNAQSKRRKGTPCVRAQVRVAAVQDMAPLDDGLSWRKYGQKDILGAMYPRAYFRCTHRYSQGCPATKHVQRADGDPLLYDVVYHGAHVCAQAAHPAAEHLRRQLQPEGHADVGQELSSPLAPEAEGLQAELEPIAPYSFAPAPGAGADVGGYFPLLSPTGLEWQLRSSYAAGGLGIGMDYEPHFEEFYTNAADPFQWEYQDLYAAN; encoded by the exons ATGgacgggtgcggcggcggcggcgagaagcgcGCGCTGGCCTCGGAGCTGACGCAGGTGCAAGCCATGGTGAGGGAGCTGGAGGCGCGCATGGACCAGGACCTGCCGGCGGCAGCCAGGGAGCTCTGCGGGGAGCTGGCGTCGTCCGTCGACAGGTCCATCCGCATCGCCAGGGCCTGTGGCTGGGACTCGCCGGGGTCCCGCGACGGGAGCCCGCGCAGCGACGGCGCCCCgcacccggccgccggcgccggcggctgcaaTGCCCAGTCCAAGAGGAG GAAGGGGACGCCGTGCGTCAGGGCGCAGGTGCGGGTGGCCGCGGTGCAGGACATGGCGCCCCTCGACGACGGGCTCAGCTGGCGCAAGTACGGACAGAAGGACATCCTCGGCGCCATGTACCCCAG GGCCTACTTCAGGTGCACGCACCGGTACTCGCAAGGCTGCCCCGCCACCAAGCACGTGCAGCGCGCCGACGGCGACCCGCTGCTCTACGACGTCGTGTACCACGGCGCGCACGTCTGCGCCCAGGCCgcgcaccccgccgcggagcaccTGCGGCGGCAGCTGCAGCCCGAAGGGCACGCCGACGTCGGCCAGGAGCTGAGCTCGCCGCTGGCGCCGGAGGCCGAGGGCCTCCAGGCCGAGCTGGAGCCCATAGCGCCGTACTCGTTCGCACCCGCTCCGGGTGCCGGCGCCGACGTCGGCGGCTACTTCCCGCTCCTCTCGCCAACGGGCTTGGAGTGGCAGCTCAGGAGCAGCTACGCGGCTGGCGGCCTCGGGATCGGCATGGACTACGAGCCTCATTTCGAGGAGTTCTACACGAATGCTGCCGATCCCTTCCAATGGGAGTATCAGGACTTGTACGCGGCCAATTAG